Within Crassostrea angulata isolate pt1a10 chromosome 2, ASM2561291v2, whole genome shotgun sequence, the genomic segment TCATCTATGATTTTCAGCGTGCACGATTTATAtagaaacattaatttcaaatacttttttaagatggtttaatttaatttaagtaaaattatttgACAGCTTATGACaaataacaatttataaaattaattgtcAAGAGCCTTGCGTTTGTTTCATTGTTAATCACAGACCCCTCAGTGAATCTGGCGTAGAAAATTGTGATCCTCTTTGTAGGATGTGTAAGGGAAAGTGAAGATGAAACAATTCCTTTTTTTTCGTTTTCATCTTAATAATtatatcttttataaaatacaatagatggtttttcattatcatcagtggaatctttttttattttgagtaaacgtcatccttaatgtATTTCATACAATACTATGGCAGGGTATAATGTTCATAGAAatcatttttgatatatttaatacCTGTGTATGAATGCTTATTTACTATTTTGATTAtcttttgttgtgtttttattgGTAAATACACCGAACACACCGGCTTCATCTCACATTAAAGACCACCTCGCGCTGACACCCGTGCTTAAAAAATCGTATAATTTGCATTTCGATTGTTGTAAAATAATACATGAATAAAAGATATTTGCttcaaaactgaaattaaatttgacatgaatttataaaagcatttggtcgccatataaTTTTTGATCGCTCTTCAATTACACCTGTCTCGAACGTTACGGTCGGTCGCTTTTATTTTGATCGCTGCATTCAGGCTGCAAGGccttttaaaagcatttaaaacACACCGTATGGTTTATAACTTATGGGTAGGCGAATTTTCTGTTGAAATAATTATGTTGCACAGGACAAAAAAGGGTATATCCTACATgattacataatttttatatacatgggtaaatatttcaattaatacatagagaataatacatacgcTTTCCCATATCACAGGCAGTATCCGCCTGAGAATCCAATATCAGCCCAAGGGCGAAAGACCAAAGAGATGATATTGGTCTCAGaatgtttgttttgttgtttttttttcttcataaaaatgtcatttatctttaaaactttataaatgatacaaaaaaaattgatggtatCCATgcacttacaaagttattgcaatttttgcAACGGTATATAATGGAATAAATGCCGTATACATGAgatcaaataagaaaaaaaaagtccgTAATAATGCATCGGTTACTTCAACCCCTTTAGTTCTAGGTTGTGGGCAGTAGATCTCCGTGGAGCCACTCAGCCAATTAAGCAGAttttttccccgattacgacaaagagcacacggcggatgtgaccggtcagcagaggatgtttactcctcctaggcacctgatcctacctctatctttttgaaGGTCCGTGTTGCTttactttgaatttgtatttcgtattatggatttttgaggtggttcacggtttgttattgtcattttatcTTTGTTGTAACGTTCTGCGTTATGTAAATACTTCAAGAATAATTATGTATCTATATAAAAGGTGGATGTGTGTAACATATACAAAAACGTCCTGATAgtttagagttatcgaacacTGCTGAGGATAAGAGATCGCTAATGTTAAGCCATGGACCTGAGCAGTATAATGCTGAGATAATGgcatgtataaaacaaaataaaccacgcagcacagttaaggccgTCAATAAATTCCGTTCAGTCAAAAAGTACGAGAAATGTGCATAATGACAGCACAGTGTAGGCCATTACAAACCTAGATAGTACTTATTAATTTATTACCGCAACGTTTTTCAAGATCTACGATATAACATTAAGTTATTTATAATTGACAGTTGTAAATTTTGACATGGTATTGCCCTTGCAatattaaattctttaaatgacCTTCTTGGTTTTAAAAAGAACATGCCAGTTGAATTAAAGTATatgtgttttcatcacaaaaatgcCGATATTTTTATATGCCTCCTTAACTGTACTGTGCATGCAATCACGTATTCATAGGATTTATAGTTTCCCTGCGATAACTACAAAACCCCATGCCTGCGGTTGAGAGAAACCCCACAacgaaaaaaaaaggaagaaattgTTTCAGTCCAATGAAAAGATTTTCAACGTGCAGGATTTATTCAGAACTATCAATGTCAGATTCGTTTTTATGTATGGTTTAATTAATTTAAGTAAAATCATTTGACAGTTTATGACAAATAATCATTTATTAAAGTGATTGCCATAAGTCGTACGATTGTTTCATTGGTAATCACAGACCCCTCAGTGAAACTGTATTTGAAAATTGTGATCCTCTTTGTAGGATGTGTAAGACCGGCTTGTTGGAGTTCAGAAGTCAGTGATATACAGAGGGTCAAGGTCTTACTTCTTGCAaagtgaaaatgaaataattaagttctctctttttttaattttttacataatttcttTAAGTGGTTAACTATTGGGAAAAGATccatcaaatcaatttaatggGTTTCTGAGTAATTGTAGGTATTCTGTTTCATTCTCATATACTTTGtttcatcaaaaaaaaattacaacatggCTAGATATGCTTTACATTTTTCATGTAAAAGTAATGTTTACTACGGAGAACAGCaatacagattttaaaatactcGCAAAATGGTTGAGTTTTTAATGGGTGGGCTGTTTGTTTatatagtttgtttattttctaccCGGTATTACTGATAAGAACTACTGGCATTTAATGACCCCGTTATATACATAACATCTTAATGTCAtgaataaccaaaaaaaatgtgcaaaacatgtttatttcaGCGAgacaaaatgaatatgaaaagttaaaagataagtatatcaacTAAACTTAACATTAAATATATGAAACTGTGCATCTGAATATGTATAATACATATCTCCTGCATGTATCCTGTTGTATTAAAATGACGAATGcgggatttttatttatcaaattaatgttaaaataaaaacctaATAAACCACATTAGTTATGTAATATATTGGTAAAATTCTGCATAACATGATCATTTTAGACCACGAACGATGAATTTAGGCAATTAACCGACTAATGTCAGCAATATAAAATGCACGGGCGAGTGCATGTTCAAGACAtcaaattcttcaaaataaacTATTCACAAAATTTAATCAGACGATTTTGAAAGTTTATTTCATGTGTACATGAGATGAAGTTTAGAAAAAATGTGTGCCTACCTTTTAATCGAAATATCAAGATGTTTACAAAACCTGATAGCGATACCCGTTTCGTTGTTTTAATACCCCATAAATTCATGACTACTCAGTAACTCAATTAGGCATCTGGTACATGCAGAACATAGTCACGTAGGAATTTGAGGCTTCCATTATATAACTATCAAATCTTCCATTTAGAGCCATTTTTAACTCCGACGCCGTACCGAAATGACGGGTTTCAGATGCACAGTAATATTTTGCGTAACAATTATTGCGCATGCTCAGGAAGTTCCGGTCCCACCTCGTCCCCAAGGGTACGTTTATGCTTACAGTCAATCCAACAATCTGACCGACCTGCAGCTTGACGCGTTTTTTGATCCGCTGTGTCCGGACAGCAAACAAGCCTTTCCTACGCTGCTTCAAGTGGCAAATCACTATGGACCGGATGTGCTGACGCTTCGTCTTCATATGTTTCCGCTTCCGTACCATAGGAATTCTTTCCTTGCATCTAtggtaaatattaaattatctgtcatttttatttattaatggaCATATTTAGTTTGGTTTTACATTCGTCTTgttgcttttaaaaattttcattattgttttattgtatttCTAAGTTTCGACAATCTTTTTTTGCAATACATAACATATAAAACTGTTTAATAGCCCCTTATACTATTTATTCATACCCCgatttctgatcacttttttttattaaatcgaTGATATAATACTTATTCATCAAatgaatactagtatttatacatctttttatttatttatttatttatttatttatttattaacttatgctcttttttatttatttatttatttattcatttatttatttactcaattATCTATTGATCGGTTAATCAATTTAATCATTTGTTCATTTAATCATCCATTAATCTGTTTATTCAAttcttcatttgtttgtttaattattgttattttgacAGGGAACCGAGGCGGTCTACCAGTTAGCATCGTCTCCAAGTGCTGTGTTTGACTGGGTTGCCAAAATCTATGACAACATCTACCCACTGTCCAATGCACCCACCAAACACATGTCTGAAACAGATGTCACTAAGTACATATGTTCATTCTTCTCTTAATTCCGCCATTAAGTCAATTATCTCGTCAAAATGCacctaattttaaaacaaaaatttgagcctttttatattaatatattttaacgaTAGATTCTTGTTTTGTTCATAATGTATGACTTGTACAAaagttgttagaaaagttcgcggacaaaGTGATTTTAATTACGGCAAAATTATAGTGTTCTTTGTCGGATGACGTATGTTTTGTTAGATGACTACCAGATGAAAAAAgtcaatttaattgaaactttcaCCAAATGACCTTCATAACTTTTGtgatatcatatgaaatatcgTTCATTTTTATGCGCTCAAactgtacattttcttaattaGGAAATATGCGTACAAAATATAACACAATTAAAAACTGACATGCTCCGTGAAGCACATCTTctcaaaataattaatctgtatattttttaaggtgcatttataataaacaaatctttacatatttcttagaaaatacGTCAAGATTAAAGTTTCGCTGGTATCATGCGAATAGTCCGCTCACAATCGAACTTGTCCGCCAACTTTttgaacaaccctcgtatgtcTGGTTTCCAAACAAAACATGTTTGTCATTATGAACgcatttcagtgaatttatctTTTGAAGCATGCTTGGAGACATCGCTGCGCagttgggcatacaaaaatcacaATTCTTACACAAGATGGCGGATGCATGGGTGGACATGAATATTCGAATGGATTGGAAGTACGGATGCACTCGTGAGTATTGAAAACTACCGAAAAAGGCATTGTGCATtaagtgaaaataaaagttgtacGAATAGATTAATCCGTAGGCGATAATTTTATCAATGCAATGAAATTTAATAGTTTGCACTCAAGTCGCCATCTTATTTTGTTATCAACTTAAAGTGCAATTACACACATGCAAAACATAACTCAAAATAacagtaatttttttcattatgaaaGATACGATGATAAATAAACtttacatatgtcaaataagtgATAATATTTTAGTTTGgggacaaaaaataaataactaaaatttaaattacattgATAAAACAGGCTTCCATACaggataatatttaaaaaggttATATTACATCTTGTCACACTTTGAATGGTTTTTGCGTTGTTGAAAACAAGACAATTCTTGTAATCGTGTTATCAAAATACTATTATAGTCAGACCGTTACATGCACAGAATAAACGTGTGTCATTCAGTCAAATGAATGTTAACTAaaagatctaaaaaaaaaaaggaaccgAATGGCACTGTTCTGCAATcttgtcaaattttaaatcttctttTATGTACTTTTCattcttacatgtatttgagtAACTTTTTAATCttctttcagtattttttttttccatttaccTTACCTTTTTTTGTCAGTCACTTTTCAGTTTTCTTTCAAACCTCTTTCATCTTTTTCCTTTTAGTCTACTTTTAATCCTTTTTTAGTCTTCTTACAGTCACACTTCAGTGTTCTTTAAGTCATTTTTCAGTCTGCCTCTTTCGGTAAACTGTCCATGGGCAGCTCCTATCAAGCACTTTTCAGTCTACTTTCAGTCAATTTTTAGTCCTCTTTCATTTacctttttgtgttttttttgtcACGATTTAGTCTTTTTTCACTCACACTTTAGTTTTCTTCGCGCCACCTTCCAGTCCTTCTGTTTAAGTCAACCTTCTAGCTCCTTTGAAGCATTTTGCAGTCTACTTTCAATcactttcagttacctttcagtcacctTTTAGTCTCCTTTCAGTCTAATCTTAGTCACATTTCGGTCTTGTTACAGCTACCGTTTAGTCTTTTTCTTTTAGTATACTTTCCAGCCTCTCTCAGGCATCTTTCTTCTACCTTCAGTCACCTTACAGTTAACTGATTGGCATTGCTTCATtctgatatatttttgaatacGAAACAAATTTTTGACATCTAGAACAGTCAGTGTttaatttttgcacttttattCTATGTGGACTGTATATCATAAAAGTCAAAGGGTTGGACGCTGATGCAACTGGTTAAATGACGTTTTTAACGGAGTCTGATTAACAAACTTCGTTTGGTAGTAacttatcaaatttaattttgaattttgattttttgtttgttaattatttaattatagctttttaaaatgatttttcttttgCATATCCAGGTGGAGTGTCCGGAACACCGCTGTATGCCATCAATGGCGTTGTCAAGGTGATTGACAAGGCGTGGTCTCTGACGGACTGGATTGGTGTCCTGGATCCGCTCGTCCGTAAATCGGTAAGTAACGTTATTTTCAATGGAAATTACTTGACTATCTGTCTTTAACGGATTTTGCCAAATAATATCAAGTATatattcaaaatcattaattaCATTTAGTTTTATCAGCAAACTCATCAAAGGTTCTTATTATTGACATGTTGCAAAATTTATTCTATCCTTTCgttgtttgaattaaaaaaaatgataatacatgGTTCTAAAATGTACAAAGctgtttcttttcaaaaattcacttttattaacatttgttttgataaatatttggattgaattatttacatttatattgatATTCTTTACATGATATTGAACTTTTATATTGACATCAATATTATCTAAATAAGTTTTGTTGAATTTCTTGATTTGGAatgaattttgatttaatttaaggTCAACGTCTAGTAAATGTGAGATGCCTACAGGttcatataatttaaaatataaattctttcaatgatgcttcataacagtagctttgtttgatagggtaTACATATACCGGGGCTAAGTGTTTGGTAaagacaatgaaaaatcatgtttcaaactgtcattttcaataaaa encodes:
- the LOC128172319 gene encoding uncharacterized protein LOC128172319 — its product is MTGFRCTVIFCVTIIAHAQEVPVPPRPQGYVYAYSQSNNLTDLQLDAFFDPLCPDSKQAFPTLLQVANHYGPDVLTLRLHMFPLPYHRNSFLASMGTEAVYQLASSPSAVFDWVAKIYDNIYPLSNAPTKHMSETDVTNMLGDIAAQLGIQKSQFLHKMADAWVDMNIRMDWKYGCTRGVSGTPLYAINGVVKVIDKAWSLTDWIGVLDPLVRKSYVFHVPN